A window from Mangifera indica cultivar Alphonso chromosome 2, CATAS_Mindica_2.1, whole genome shotgun sequence encodes these proteins:
- the LOC123209000 gene encoding general negative regulator of transcription subunit 3-like isoform X3, giving the protein MGASRKLQGEIDRVLKKVQEGVDVFDSIWNKVYDTDNANQKEKFEADLKKEIKKLQRYRDQIKTWIQSSEIKDKKVSASYEQALVDARKLIEREMERFKICEKETKTKAFSKEGLGQQPKTDPKEKAKAETRDWLNNVVGELESQIDNFEAEIEGLSVKKGKTRPPRLTHLETSITRHKAHIMKLELILRLLDNDELSPEQVNDVKDFLDDYVERNQEDFEEFSEVDELYSTLPLDKVESLEDLVTIGPPGLVKATVTSTHQHGTSVPEVAEDTASQDSNSEIVARTPPSKSSGISSSTASTPTVGQTTPIAISVPAHNLSSVSNASAVLSSSSSIRAGLDNTSAISSSPPVNLTNLTKEEDIVSFPGHRSSPSLADVRGIGRGSLSGQPTSSIPLSSATAVPSNGNLGSVPSVSDMAKRNILGADERLGSSGMVQSLVSPLSNRMMLPQAAKGNDGTGSVESNIAAEGMAIGSRVFSPSVSMQWRPGSSFQNQNEPGQFRGRTEITPDQREKFLQRLQQVQQQNHSNLLGIGGGNNKQFSSQQQNPLLQQFTPNSSMSQPGLGLGVQAPVLSPVTSASLQQQPNSIHQQSSQQALMPSGQKDSADVGHLKVEEQQQQQNLPDESTVESVPGPGLGKNVMNEDDLKVSYAMESPAGVSGSLTEPAQVVREIDLSPGQPLQSSQPSGGLGVIGRRSVSDLGAVGDNLNGSTVNSGAVHDQMYNLKMLESAFYKLPQPKDSERARSYIPRHPAVTPHNYPQVQAPIVNNPAFWERFSPESFGTDTLFFAFYYQQNTYQQYLAAKELKKQSWRYHRKYNTWFQRHEEPKVATDEYEQGTYVYFDFHIASDDPQHGWCQRIKTEFTFEYNYLEDELM; this is encoded by the exons ATGGGCGCCAGTCGCAAGCTACAAGGTGAGATCGATCGAGTGCTGAAGAAGGTCCAAGAAGGTGTTGATGTATTCGATAGTATCTGGAACAAG GTATATGATACAGACAATGCAAACCAGAAGGAGAAGTTTGAAGCTGACTTGAAGAAGGAAATCAAGAAGCTGCAGAGGTACCGTGATCAGATCAAGACATGGATTCAGTCTAGTGAGATCAAGGATAAGAAA GTCAGTGCCTCTTATGAGCAAGCCCTGGTGGATGCTCGTAAGCTTATTGAGCGTGAAATGGAAAGATTTAAGATTTGTGAAAAGGAAACTAAGACAAAAGCATTTTCTAAAGAAGGGTTGGGACAACAACCAAAAACT GATCCAAAGGAGAAAGCCAAGGCAGAGACAAGGGATTGGTTGAATAATGTG GTTGGGGAGTTAGAATCCCagattgataattttgaagCAGAAATTGAAGGGCTATCTGTGAAGAAGGGGAAGACAAGGCCACCCAGATTG acACATTTAGAGACTTCTATTACACGACACAAAGCTCATATTATGAAGTTAGAATTGATCTTGAGGCTACTAGATAATGATGAACTGAGTCCAGAGCAGGTCAATGACGTTAAAGACTTCTTGGATGACTATGTGGAACGTAATCAG GaggattttgaagaatttagcGAGGTTGATGAGCTCTACAGCACATTACCACTAGACAAGGTGGAATCCCTTGAAGATTTGGTTACAATTGGTCCTCCAGGTCTTGTTAAG GCTACTGTCACTTCCACACATCAGCATGGTACTTCTGTCCCTGAAGTAGCTGAAGATACAGCTTCCCAGGATAGTAATTCAGAAATAGTTGCAAGGACGCCACCTTCAAAAAGTAGTGGAATTAGTTCTTCAACTGCATCAACTCCAACTGTTGGTCAAACAACTCCCATTGCCATCAGTGTCCCAGCACATAATTTGTCTAGTGTGTCAAATGCTTCAGCTGTACTTTCAAGTTCAAGTTCTATTCGAGCTGGATTGGATAACACAAGTGCCATCAGTTCTTCTCCTCCAGTAAATTTGACAAATCTTACTAAGGAAGAAGACATTGTGAGCTTCCCAGGCCATAGATCATCTCCATCTCTTGCAGATGTAAGGGGCATTGGAAGAGGCAGCCTCTCCGGCCAACCTACATCTAGCATACCTCTTAGTTCTGCCACTGCGGTTCCAAGCAATGGAAACCTTGGCTCAGTTCCTTCAGTCTCAGATATGGCAAAGAGAAATATTTTGGGAGCTGATGAAAGACTTGGCAGTAGTGGCATGGTGCAATCTCTGGTTTCCCCACTTAGTAACAGAATGATGTTGCCTCAGGCTGCCAAGGGTAATGATGGAACTGGATCAGTTGAGTCCAATATTGCTGCAGAGGGTATGGCCATAGGTAGCAGAGTTTTCTCTCCTTCAGTGAGCATGCAGTGGAGGCCTGGAAGTTCCTTTCAAAACCAGAATGAACCG GGGCAGTTTCGTGGAAGAACTGAAATTACTCCTGATCAGAGGGAGAAGTTCTTGCAACGGCTCCAACAAGTGCAGCAACAAAATCACAGTAACCTTCTTGGCATTGGTGGTGGAAATAATAAGCAGTTTTCTTCGCAACAGCAAAACCCACTGCTGCAGCAG TTTACACCAAACTCATCCATGTCTCAACCTGGTCTGGGACTCGGAGTTCAGGCACCAGTGCTCAGTCCTGTTACATCTGCCAGCTTGCAACAGCAGCCAAATTCTATCCATCAACAATCTAGTCAGCAGGCATTGATGCCTAGCGGTCAGAAAGATTCAg CAGATGTTGGCCACCTGAAAGTTGAGGAGCAGCAGCAACAGCAGAATTTACCTGATGAATCAACTGTCGAATCTGTTCCCGGTCCTGGGCTTGGCAAGAATGTTATGAACGAGGATGATCTCAAAGTTTCATATGCAATGGAGTCTCCT GCAGGAGTGTCTGGCTCTTTGACGGAGCCTGCTCAAGTAGTTAGAGAGATTGATTTATCTCCTGGGCAACCATTACAGTCCAGCCAGCCTTCTGGTGGCCTTGGTGTTATAGGTCGGAGAAGTGTTTCTGATCTCGGTGCCGTTGGTGACAATTTGAATGGTTCAACTGTGAATTCTGGAGCAGTGCACGATCAGATGTATAATTTGAAGATGCTTGAGTCTGCATTTTATAAACTTCCACAACCAAAGGACTCAGAGCGTGCCAGGAGCTACATTCCT AGGCACCCTGCAGTGACACCTCATAACTATCCTCAAGTTCAGGCACCTATTGTGAATAATCCTGCCTTTTGGGAGCGATTTTCACCGGAGAGTTTTGGTACTGATACACTGTTCTTTGCATTCTACTATCAACAG AACACATACCAACAATATTTGGCTGCAAAAGAGCTAAAAAAGCAATCATGGAGGTACCACAGAAAATACAATACATGGTTCCAACGGCACGAGGAGCCAAAAGTTGCTACCGATGAATATGAACAAGGGACCTATGTGTACTTTGATTTTCATATTGCCAGTGATGATCCCCAACATGGATG GTGTCAAAGAATTAAGACGGAGTTCACTTTTGAGTACAACTATCTTGAAGACGAGCTCATGTAA
- the LOC123201877 gene encoding GATA transcription factor 12-like, which yields MDCCRNVSVSGEYQHQQEQVLSPPCSKLGSLTTTSTTTHASFDDFFPAQTTEVDVSLEWLSIFVEDCFSSTGNCLPAAALPKTNVENESTKTPKPPSPLLQNDKPQQTPPSLQKFVVPSKARSKRKRASVAKTETLICHPFTSWTTHQNQLLNLPTSDPPLLHHHQAYWLADSQLIVPKEEPTTTTTNNNSNKVNHSDVQGQEEDVVEKSVVEGNSVGQQPRRCTHCLAQRTPQWRAGPLGPKTLCNACGVRYKSGRLLPEYRPAKSPTFVSYLHSNSHKKVMEMRMALLPSVPK from the exons ATGGACTGTTGCCGGAATGTGTCTGTCTCCGGTGAGTACCAACATCAGCAAGAGCAAGTCCTTTCTCCTCCTTGTTCCAAGCTTGGTTCTTTAACTACTACTAGTACTACTACTCATGCCTCTTTTGATGACTTTTTCCCCGCTCAAACCACG GAGGTGGATGTGAGCTTGGAATGGCTGTCAATATTTGTGGAGGATTGTTTTTCTAGCACAGGGAACTGTCTTCCAGCTGCAGCTTTACCCAAAAcaaatgttgaaaatgaaagtaCAAAAACTCCGAAACCCCCAAGTCCTTTGTTGCAGAATGATAAGCCCCAACAAACACCACCTTCTTTGCAGAAGTTTGTAGTTCCAAGCAAAGCcagaagcaaaagaaagagagcttCAGTTGCAAAGACTGAAACTTTAATTTGTCACCCATTCACCAGCTGGACTACTCACCAGAACCAGCTGCTTAATTTGCCCACCTCTGACCCTCCTTTGCTACACCACCACCAGGCCTATTGGCTGGCTGACAGTCAACTCATTGTGCCCAAAGAGGaacccaccaccaccaccaccaacaacAACAGCAATAAAGTGAACCATTCTGATGTGCAAGGTCAAGAGGAGGATGTAGTGGAGAAGAGTGTTGTGGAGGGCAATAGTGTGGGGCAGCAGCCAAGAAGGTGCACACATTGCTTGGCACAAAGGACACCACAGTGGAGGGCTGGACCATTGGGTCCAAAAACGCTGTGTAATGCATGTGGGGTGAGGTACAAGTCAGGAAGGTTGCTGCCTGAGTATAGGCCAGCCAAAAGTCCCACTTTTGTGAGTTATTTGCACTCTAATTCTCACAAGAAAGTTATGGAGATGAGAATGGCCTTGCTCCCTTCAGTTCCCAAGTAA
- the LOC123209273 gene encoding glucan endo-1,3-beta-glucosidase 8-like, producing the protein MGFCWFMKLVLIFGVLSCCVNGLGVNWGTQASHQLSPETVVQLLKDNGITKVKLFDADQNTMSALAGSGIEVMVAIPNNQLQAMTSYDRAKEWVRRNVTAYNFNGGVNIKYVAVGNEPFLSSYNNSYVNITFPALQNIQNALNEAKVGDSIKATVPLNADVYESPTNNPYPSFGRFRSDISAQMNQIVEFLNKNNAPFTVNIYPFLSLYGNDDFPVNYAFFDGGTTIVDTGNGIHYTNVFDANFDTLVSALKAIGYGGMTILVGEVGWPTDGDKNANNGFALRFYNGLLPRLANSKGTPLRPGYIEVYLFGLLDEDGKSIAPGNFERHWGIFRYDGQPKFSMDLSGQNQNKFLVGAKDVKYLPTRWCMFNQNAKDVSKLAANIDFACSNSDCTALGYGSSCNNLDVNGNASYAFNMYFQMKNQDDLACGFQGLATVTTQNLSTGQCIFPIQLASSSSSFSPSLVGLAFMMILTFLLS; encoded by the exons atgGGCTTTTGTTGGTTTATGAAACTGGTATTGATTTTTGGTGTTTTGAGTTGTTGTGTTAATGGTCTCGGTGTGAACTGGGGAACTCAAGCTAGTCACCAACTGTCGCCAGAGACAGTGGTACAGCTGTTGAAAGACAATGGAATTACAAAAGTGAAGCTTTTTGATGCAGATCAAAACACCATGAGTGCTCTTGCTGGTTCTGGAATTGAAGTTATGGTGGCTATTCCCAATAACCAACTTCAGGCTATGACTAGTTATGATAGAGCCAAAGAGTGGGTCCGGAGGAACGTCACAGCATACAATTTCAATGGTGGTGTTAACATCAA ATACGTTGCAGTTGGGAATGAGCCTTTTCTCTCATCCTACAATAATTCTTACGTAAATATCACTTTTCCAGCACTTCAGAACATTCAAAATGCTCTCAATGAAGCAAAAGTTGGAGATTCCATAAAAGCTACTGTGCCCTTAAATGCCGATGTCTATGAATCCCCAACCAACAATCCTTATCCATCTTTTGGAAGATTCCGTTCTGATATCAGTGCACAAATGAACCAAATTGTTGAGTTTTTAAATAAGAACAACGCTCCTTTCACTGTAAACATCTATCCTTTCCTAAGTCTCTACGGTAATGACGATTTCCCTGTAAATTATGCTTTCTTTGACGGGGGTACTACAATCGTTGATACTGGAAATGGAATTCACTACACCAATGTATTTGATGCCAACTTTGATACTTTGGTTTCGGCTTTAAAAGCTATTGGATATGGAGGCATGACCATTTTGGTAGGAGAGGTTGGCTGGCCAACAGATGGGGACAAGAATGCGAACAATGGTTTTGCTCTTAGATTCTATAATGGGCTTTTACCTCGACTTGCAAACAGTAAAGGCACCCCTCTTAGGCCTGGATACATCGAAGTTTACTTGTTTGGTTTACTTGATGAGGATGGGAAGAGCATTGCTCCAGGAAATTTCGAGCGTCATTGGGGAATCTTTAGGTATGATGGACAGCCTAAATTTTCGATGGATTTGTCTGGTCAGAATCAAAACAAATTCCTTGTTGGTGCAAAGGACGTGAAGTATCTTCCTACCAGGTGGTGTATGTTTAATCAAAATGCCAAGGATGTGAGCAAACTTGCAGCTAACATAGATTTCGCATGCAGTAATTCTGACTGCACGGCACTTGGATATGGTTCTTCTTGTAACAATTTGGATGTGAATGGAAATGCTTCATATGCATTTAACATGTACTTCCAAATGAAAAATCAGGATGATTTGGCTTGCGGTTTTCAAGGTTTGGCCACAGTTACTACACAGAATCTTTCAACAGGGCAATGCATTTTTCCCATTCAGttagcttcttcttcttcttctttcagcCCCTCACTTGTGGGTTTGGCATTTATGATGATATTAACATTTCTGTTGTCATAG
- the LOC123209000 gene encoding general negative regulator of transcription subunit 3-like isoform X2, translated as MGASRKLQGEIDRVLKKVQEGVDVFDSIWNKVYDTDNANQKEKFEADLKKEIKKLQRYRDQIKTWIQSSEIKDKKVSASYEQALVDARKLIEREMERFKICEKETKTKAFSKEGLGQQPKTDPKEKAKAETRDWLNNVVGELESQIDNFEAEIEGLSVKKGKTRPPRLTHLETSITRHKAHIMKLELILRLLDNDELSPEQVNDVKDFLDDYVERNQEDFEEFSEVDELYSTLPLDKVESLEDLVTIGPPGLVKGAPALSLKTSLAASASQMPATVTSTHQHGTSVPEVAEDTASQDSNSEIVARTPPSKSSGISSSTASTPTVGQTTPIAISVPAHNLSSVSNASAVLSSSSSIRAGLDNTSAISSSPPVNLTNLTKEEDIVSFPGHRSSPSLADVRGIGRGSLSGQPTSSIPLSSATAVPSNGNLGSVPSVSDMAKRNILGADERLGSSGMVQSLVSPLSNRMMLPQAAKGNDGTGSVESNIAAEGMAIGSRVFSPSVSMQWRPGSSFQNQNEPGQFRGRTEITPDQREKFLQRLQQVQQQNHSNLLGIGGGNNKQFSSQQQNPLLQQFTPNSSMSQPGLGLGVQAPVLSPVTSASLQQQPNSIHQQSSQQALMPSGQKDSDVGHLKVEEQQQQQNLPDESTVESVPGPGLGKNVMNEDDLKVSYAMESPAGVSGSLTEPAQVVREIDLSPGQPLQSSQPSGGLGVIGRRSVSDLGAVGDNLNGSTVNSGAVHDQMYNLKMLESAFYKLPQPKDSERARSYIPRHPAVTPHNYPQVQAPIVNNPAFWERFSPESFGTDTLFFAFYYQQNTYQQYLAAKELKKQSWRYHRKYNTWFQRHEEPKVATDEYEQGTYVYFDFHIASDDPQHGWCQRIKTEFTFEYNYLEDELM; from the exons ATGGGCGCCAGTCGCAAGCTACAAGGTGAGATCGATCGAGTGCTGAAGAAGGTCCAAGAAGGTGTTGATGTATTCGATAGTATCTGGAACAAG GTATATGATACAGACAATGCAAACCAGAAGGAGAAGTTTGAAGCTGACTTGAAGAAGGAAATCAAGAAGCTGCAGAGGTACCGTGATCAGATCAAGACATGGATTCAGTCTAGTGAGATCAAGGATAAGAAA GTCAGTGCCTCTTATGAGCAAGCCCTGGTGGATGCTCGTAAGCTTATTGAGCGTGAAATGGAAAGATTTAAGATTTGTGAAAAGGAAACTAAGACAAAAGCATTTTCTAAAGAAGGGTTGGGACAACAACCAAAAACT GATCCAAAGGAGAAAGCCAAGGCAGAGACAAGGGATTGGTTGAATAATGTG GTTGGGGAGTTAGAATCCCagattgataattttgaagCAGAAATTGAAGGGCTATCTGTGAAGAAGGGGAAGACAAGGCCACCCAGATTG acACATTTAGAGACTTCTATTACACGACACAAAGCTCATATTATGAAGTTAGAATTGATCTTGAGGCTACTAGATAATGATGAACTGAGTCCAGAGCAGGTCAATGACGTTAAAGACTTCTTGGATGACTATGTGGAACGTAATCAG GaggattttgaagaatttagcGAGGTTGATGAGCTCTACAGCACATTACCACTAGACAAGGTGGAATCCCTTGAAGATTTGGTTACAATTGGTCCTCCAGGTCTTGTTAAG GGTGCTCCAGCTCTTAGCTTGAAGACTTCCTTGGCTGCATCAGCATCTCAAATGCCt GCTACTGTCACTTCCACACATCAGCATGGTACTTCTGTCCCTGAAGTAGCTGAAGATACAGCTTCCCAGGATAGTAATTCAGAAATAGTTGCAAGGACGCCACCTTCAAAAAGTAGTGGAATTAGTTCTTCAACTGCATCAACTCCAACTGTTGGTCAAACAACTCCCATTGCCATCAGTGTCCCAGCACATAATTTGTCTAGTGTGTCAAATGCTTCAGCTGTACTTTCAAGTTCAAGTTCTATTCGAGCTGGATTGGATAACACAAGTGCCATCAGTTCTTCTCCTCCAGTAAATTTGACAAATCTTACTAAGGAAGAAGACATTGTGAGCTTCCCAGGCCATAGATCATCTCCATCTCTTGCAGATGTAAGGGGCATTGGAAGAGGCAGCCTCTCCGGCCAACCTACATCTAGCATACCTCTTAGTTCTGCCACTGCGGTTCCAAGCAATGGAAACCTTGGCTCAGTTCCTTCAGTCTCAGATATGGCAAAGAGAAATATTTTGGGAGCTGATGAAAGACTTGGCAGTAGTGGCATGGTGCAATCTCTGGTTTCCCCACTTAGTAACAGAATGATGTTGCCTCAGGCTGCCAAGGGTAATGATGGAACTGGATCAGTTGAGTCCAATATTGCTGCAGAGGGTATGGCCATAGGTAGCAGAGTTTTCTCTCCTTCAGTGAGCATGCAGTGGAGGCCTGGAAGTTCCTTTCAAAACCAGAATGAACCG GGGCAGTTTCGTGGAAGAACTGAAATTACTCCTGATCAGAGGGAGAAGTTCTTGCAACGGCTCCAACAAGTGCAGCAACAAAATCACAGTAACCTTCTTGGCATTGGTGGTGGAAATAATAAGCAGTTTTCTTCGCAACAGCAAAACCCACTGCTGCAGCAG TTTACACCAAACTCATCCATGTCTCAACCTGGTCTGGGACTCGGAGTTCAGGCACCAGTGCTCAGTCCTGTTACATCTGCCAGCTTGCAACAGCAGCCAAATTCTATCCATCAACAATCTAGTCAGCAGGCATTGATGCCTAGCGGTCAGAAAGATTCAg ATGTTGGCCACCTGAAAGTTGAGGAGCAGCAGCAACAGCAGAATTTACCTGATGAATCAACTGTCGAATCTGTTCCCGGTCCTGGGCTTGGCAAGAATGTTATGAACGAGGATGATCTCAAAGTTTCATATGCAATGGAGTCTCCT GCAGGAGTGTCTGGCTCTTTGACGGAGCCTGCTCAAGTAGTTAGAGAGATTGATTTATCTCCTGGGCAACCATTACAGTCCAGCCAGCCTTCTGGTGGCCTTGGTGTTATAGGTCGGAGAAGTGTTTCTGATCTCGGTGCCGTTGGTGACAATTTGAATGGTTCAACTGTGAATTCTGGAGCAGTGCACGATCAGATGTATAATTTGAAGATGCTTGAGTCTGCATTTTATAAACTTCCACAACCAAAGGACTCAGAGCGTGCCAGGAGCTACATTCCT AGGCACCCTGCAGTGACACCTCATAACTATCCTCAAGTTCAGGCACCTATTGTGAATAATCCTGCCTTTTGGGAGCGATTTTCACCGGAGAGTTTTGGTACTGATACACTGTTCTTTGCATTCTACTATCAACAG AACACATACCAACAATATTTGGCTGCAAAAGAGCTAAAAAAGCAATCATGGAGGTACCACAGAAAATACAATACATGGTTCCAACGGCACGAGGAGCCAAAAGTTGCTACCGATGAATATGAACAAGGGACCTATGTGTACTTTGATTTTCATATTGCCAGTGATGATCCCCAACATGGATG GTGTCAAAGAATTAAGACGGAGTTCACTTTTGAGTACAACTATCTTGAAGACGAGCTCATGTAA
- the LOC123209000 gene encoding general negative regulator of transcription subunit 3-like isoform X1: protein MGASRKLQGEIDRVLKKVQEGVDVFDSIWNKVYDTDNANQKEKFEADLKKEIKKLQRYRDQIKTWIQSSEIKDKKVSASYEQALVDARKLIEREMERFKICEKETKTKAFSKEGLGQQPKTDPKEKAKAETRDWLNNVVGELESQIDNFEAEIEGLSVKKGKTRPPRLTHLETSITRHKAHIMKLELILRLLDNDELSPEQVNDVKDFLDDYVERNQEDFEEFSEVDELYSTLPLDKVESLEDLVTIGPPGLVKGAPALSLKTSLAASASQMPATVTSTHQHGTSVPEVAEDTASQDSNSEIVARTPPSKSSGISSSTASTPTVGQTTPIAISVPAHNLSSVSNASAVLSSSSSIRAGLDNTSAISSSPPVNLTNLTKEEDIVSFPGHRSSPSLADVRGIGRGSLSGQPTSSIPLSSATAVPSNGNLGSVPSVSDMAKRNILGADERLGSSGMVQSLVSPLSNRMMLPQAAKGNDGTGSVESNIAAEGMAIGSRVFSPSVSMQWRPGSSFQNQNEPGQFRGRTEITPDQREKFLQRLQQVQQQNHSNLLGIGGGNNKQFSSQQQNPLLQQFTPNSSMSQPGLGLGVQAPVLSPVTSASLQQQPNSIHQQSSQQALMPSGQKDSADVGHLKVEEQQQQQNLPDESTVESVPGPGLGKNVMNEDDLKVSYAMESPAGVSGSLTEPAQVVREIDLSPGQPLQSSQPSGGLGVIGRRSVSDLGAVGDNLNGSTVNSGAVHDQMYNLKMLESAFYKLPQPKDSERARSYIPRHPAVTPHNYPQVQAPIVNNPAFWERFSPESFGTDTLFFAFYYQQNTYQQYLAAKELKKQSWRYHRKYNTWFQRHEEPKVATDEYEQGTYVYFDFHIASDDPQHGWCQRIKTEFTFEYNYLEDELM, encoded by the exons ATGGGCGCCAGTCGCAAGCTACAAGGTGAGATCGATCGAGTGCTGAAGAAGGTCCAAGAAGGTGTTGATGTATTCGATAGTATCTGGAACAAG GTATATGATACAGACAATGCAAACCAGAAGGAGAAGTTTGAAGCTGACTTGAAGAAGGAAATCAAGAAGCTGCAGAGGTACCGTGATCAGATCAAGACATGGATTCAGTCTAGTGAGATCAAGGATAAGAAA GTCAGTGCCTCTTATGAGCAAGCCCTGGTGGATGCTCGTAAGCTTATTGAGCGTGAAATGGAAAGATTTAAGATTTGTGAAAAGGAAACTAAGACAAAAGCATTTTCTAAAGAAGGGTTGGGACAACAACCAAAAACT GATCCAAAGGAGAAAGCCAAGGCAGAGACAAGGGATTGGTTGAATAATGTG GTTGGGGAGTTAGAATCCCagattgataattttgaagCAGAAATTGAAGGGCTATCTGTGAAGAAGGGGAAGACAAGGCCACCCAGATTG acACATTTAGAGACTTCTATTACACGACACAAAGCTCATATTATGAAGTTAGAATTGATCTTGAGGCTACTAGATAATGATGAACTGAGTCCAGAGCAGGTCAATGACGTTAAAGACTTCTTGGATGACTATGTGGAACGTAATCAG GaggattttgaagaatttagcGAGGTTGATGAGCTCTACAGCACATTACCACTAGACAAGGTGGAATCCCTTGAAGATTTGGTTACAATTGGTCCTCCAGGTCTTGTTAAG GGTGCTCCAGCTCTTAGCTTGAAGACTTCCTTGGCTGCATCAGCATCTCAAATGCCt GCTACTGTCACTTCCACACATCAGCATGGTACTTCTGTCCCTGAAGTAGCTGAAGATACAGCTTCCCAGGATAGTAATTCAGAAATAGTTGCAAGGACGCCACCTTCAAAAAGTAGTGGAATTAGTTCTTCAACTGCATCAACTCCAACTGTTGGTCAAACAACTCCCATTGCCATCAGTGTCCCAGCACATAATTTGTCTAGTGTGTCAAATGCTTCAGCTGTACTTTCAAGTTCAAGTTCTATTCGAGCTGGATTGGATAACACAAGTGCCATCAGTTCTTCTCCTCCAGTAAATTTGACAAATCTTACTAAGGAAGAAGACATTGTGAGCTTCCCAGGCCATAGATCATCTCCATCTCTTGCAGATGTAAGGGGCATTGGAAGAGGCAGCCTCTCCGGCCAACCTACATCTAGCATACCTCTTAGTTCTGCCACTGCGGTTCCAAGCAATGGAAACCTTGGCTCAGTTCCTTCAGTCTCAGATATGGCAAAGAGAAATATTTTGGGAGCTGATGAAAGACTTGGCAGTAGTGGCATGGTGCAATCTCTGGTTTCCCCACTTAGTAACAGAATGATGTTGCCTCAGGCTGCCAAGGGTAATGATGGAACTGGATCAGTTGAGTCCAATATTGCTGCAGAGGGTATGGCCATAGGTAGCAGAGTTTTCTCTCCTTCAGTGAGCATGCAGTGGAGGCCTGGAAGTTCCTTTCAAAACCAGAATGAACCG GGGCAGTTTCGTGGAAGAACTGAAATTACTCCTGATCAGAGGGAGAAGTTCTTGCAACGGCTCCAACAAGTGCAGCAACAAAATCACAGTAACCTTCTTGGCATTGGTGGTGGAAATAATAAGCAGTTTTCTTCGCAACAGCAAAACCCACTGCTGCAGCAG TTTACACCAAACTCATCCATGTCTCAACCTGGTCTGGGACTCGGAGTTCAGGCACCAGTGCTCAGTCCTGTTACATCTGCCAGCTTGCAACAGCAGCCAAATTCTATCCATCAACAATCTAGTCAGCAGGCATTGATGCCTAGCGGTCAGAAAGATTCAg CAGATGTTGGCCACCTGAAAGTTGAGGAGCAGCAGCAACAGCAGAATTTACCTGATGAATCAACTGTCGAATCTGTTCCCGGTCCTGGGCTTGGCAAGAATGTTATGAACGAGGATGATCTCAAAGTTTCATATGCAATGGAGTCTCCT GCAGGAGTGTCTGGCTCTTTGACGGAGCCTGCTCAAGTAGTTAGAGAGATTGATTTATCTCCTGGGCAACCATTACAGTCCAGCCAGCCTTCTGGTGGCCTTGGTGTTATAGGTCGGAGAAGTGTTTCTGATCTCGGTGCCGTTGGTGACAATTTGAATGGTTCAACTGTGAATTCTGGAGCAGTGCACGATCAGATGTATAATTTGAAGATGCTTGAGTCTGCATTTTATAAACTTCCACAACCAAAGGACTCAGAGCGTGCCAGGAGCTACATTCCT AGGCACCCTGCAGTGACACCTCATAACTATCCTCAAGTTCAGGCACCTATTGTGAATAATCCTGCCTTTTGGGAGCGATTTTCACCGGAGAGTTTTGGTACTGATACACTGTTCTTTGCATTCTACTATCAACAG AACACATACCAACAATATTTGGCTGCAAAAGAGCTAAAAAAGCAATCATGGAGGTACCACAGAAAATACAATACATGGTTCCAACGGCACGAGGAGCCAAAAGTTGCTACCGATGAATATGAACAAGGGACCTATGTGTACTTTGATTTTCATATTGCCAGTGATGATCCCCAACATGGATG GTGTCAAAGAATTAAGACGGAGTTCACTTTTGAGTACAACTATCTTGAAGACGAGCTCATGTAA